Proteins co-encoded in one Nicotiana sylvestris chromosome 7, ASM39365v2, whole genome shotgun sequence genomic window:
- the LOC138873210 gene encoding uncharacterized protein encodes MAIDNGNPSATKFTSEEPPVPTADMPDNEKFMIVKAWKQANFLCKGYILSTLEDDLYNVYSAMNTSKELWDALEMKYKTEDACLKKFVVAKFLDYKMIDIKTVVTQVQELQLIFHDLIAEGMVVNEAFQVAAMIEKLPPLWRDFKNYLKHKRKEMKLEDLVICLKIEEDNKTAEKKSRENSTIMGANIVEETAPKIENLKEWWIGSRATRHVCAVKEAFATYSIVGPKEEISIGNNATTKIEGYRKIFLKMTSGKVLTLNSVLHVPTIRKKLVSTSLLVKNGFKCVFVSDKVFSTPSQGGKKYFITFIDDCTRYCYVYLLNSKDEAIEAFKQYKNEVENQLNKKIKMIRSDRGGEYESLPLGSKWIFKRKIKADDTIDKYKTKLVVKGYRQKEGLDYFDTYSPVTRITSIRVLVALAAVYGLEIHQMDVKTTFLNGELEEEIYIKQSEVLWFLVKK; translated from the exons ATGGCAATTGATAACGGAAATCCTTCTGCGACT AAATTCACTAGTGAAGAGCCTCCAGTGCCTACTGCGGATATGCCGGACAATGAAAAGTTCATGATTGTTAAGGCATGGAAGCAGGCAAATTTTCTTTGCAAAGGTTATATCTTAAGCACTTTAGAGGATGACTTGTACAATGTGTACAGTGCGATGAATACTTCGAAAGAATTATGGGACGCACTTGAGATGAAGTACAAGACAGAAGATGCATGCTTGAAGAAGTTCGTAGTTGCCAAGTTTCTAGACTATAAAATGATAGACATCAAAACTGTGGTAACCCAAGTTCAGGAGCTTCAACTTATTTTTCATGACCTTATTGCTGAAGGTATGGTCGTGAATGAAGCATTTCAAGTGGCTGCAatgattgaaaaattgcctcctTTGTGGAGAGATTTCAAGAACTATCTTAAGCACAAGCGCAAAGAAATGAAGTTGGAAGATCTTGTGATATGTCTAAAGATTGAGGAAGACAACAAAACAGCCGAGAAGAAGTCTCGTGAAAATTCAACGATCATGGGAGCTAATATCGTTGAGGAGACTGCTCCAAAaa TTGAAAATCTGAAGGAGTGGTGGATTGGCTCTAGAGCCACTCGACATGTTTGTGCTGTCAAAGAAGCATTTGCGACTTACTCTATTGTTGGTCCCAAAGAAGAGATTTCCATAGGAAATAATGCAACAACCAAGATTGAAGGTTATCGGAAGATATTCCTAAAGATGACTTCCGGCAAGGTGTTAACGCTCAACAGCGTTCTTCATGTTCCTACTATTAGGAAGAAATTAGTTTCTACTTCTTTACTTGtaaagaatggattcaaatgtgtATTTGTTTCTGATAAAGTTTTT TCGACACCATCTCaaggtgggaaaaagtattttattacttttattgacgattgTACTCGATATTGTTATGTTTATTTGCTTAATAGTAAGGATGAGGCAATTGAAGCATTTAAGCAATACAAGAATGAGGTAGAaaatcaattgaataaaaagatcaaaatgattagaagtgatagaggtggagaatatgaatcTCT TCCTTTAGGTTCGAAATGGATCTTTAAACGAAAAATTAAAGCTGATgatactattgacaaatataagacaaaacttgttgtcaaaggttatagacaaaaggaaggtcttgattactttgacacttactcACCAGTAACAAGGATAACATCTATTAGGGTGTTAGTGGCACTAGCAgccgtgtatggtcttgaaatccatcaaatggatgttaaaacaacTTTCTTAAATGGAGAATTGGAGGAAGAGATTTACATAAAACAATCTGAGGTTTTGTGGTTCCTGGTAAAGAAATGA